The following proteins are encoded in a genomic region of Tigriopus californicus strain San Diego chromosome 6, Tcal_SD_v2.1, whole genome shotgun sequence:
- the LOC131882148 gene encoding N-acetylglucosaminyl-phosphatidylinositol de-N-acetylase-like, with protein sequence MEVLTVALSAILGFCLMFYAFVAYMRPYARLKQIPKAQRVLFVTSHPDDEAMFFGPAILNLCRQENTTVFLLCMSIGNFNNQGHLRKNELYKACEFLGIQEQNILILRYTKLQDNPDVRWKEELISEPILHMTIVQDIDVIVTFDRYGVSGHKNHTSVYNAMALLCLERRLPKHCRVYCLRSVNMLRKYSFMFDLPMSFILSPFSYIASLQDWLTIQKAMASHHSQYVWFRKLYMIFSRYVLINTLDQISGHAGAS encoded by the exons ATGGAAGTGCTCACAGTGGCGTTGAGCGCCATTCTGGGCTTTTGCCTCATGTTCTACGCCTTTGTGGCCTATATGCGGCCCTACGCACGTCTCAAACAGATCCCCAAGGCCCAACGGGTGTTGTTTGTCACTAGTCATCCGGATGACGAGGCCATGTTCTTTGGTCCAGCCATCCTGAATCTGTGCCGTCAGGAGAACACGACGGTGTTTCTGCTGTGCATGTCCATCGGGAACTTTAATAACCAGGGTCATCTCAGGAAGAATGAACTCTATAAGGCTTGTGAATTTCTTGGCATTCAGGAACAAAACATCCTCATTCTCAG GTATACGAAACTACAAGATAATCCGGATGTTCGTTGGAAAGAGGAATTGATCTCGGAGCCAATCCTGCACATGACCATTGTCCAAGATATCGACGTGATTGTCACGTTCGATCGTTACGGTGTGAGTGGACACAAAAACCACACGTCGGTTTATAACGCTATGGCATTATTGTGTCTGGAGAGGAG GTTACCCAAACACTGCCGTGTGTACTGTTTGAGGAGTGTGAACATGTTACGGAAGTACTCATTCATGTTCGACCTTCCAATGAGCTTCATTTTATCACCGTTCTCGTATATCGCTTCGTTGCAAGACTGGCTCACCATCCAGAAAGCGATGGCGTCGCATCATTCGCAGTATGTGTGGTTTCGCAAATTGTACATGATTTTCTCGCGATATGTCCTCATCAATACTCTCGATCAGATCAGTGGTCACGCCGGTGCAAGTTAG
- the LOC131882150 gene encoding UPF0538 protein C2orf76 homolog produces the protein MAETTTHSQPGIVCVRLIRSFQHRNIRHLVLKDVDWSQTVERFMVRVLEHIKTAPGLPPPFRKFDYDCMKIEHQAHGAKTSDPVINRSEDDLLILKPDQTLAEGGVKHETEIALFKRADYMAYQAHPDINLVHTMNPPSQ, from the exons ATGGCCGAGACAACAACCCATTCTCAGCCAGGGATTGTGTGTGTGCGACTTATTCGCAGCTTTCAGCATCGCAATATTCGCCATCTCGTGCTCAAAGACGTGGATTGGAGTCAAACGGTGGAGCGATTCATGGTGCGAGTCCTGGAGCACATCAAGACAGCCCCCGGATTGCCACCCCCGTTCAGAAAATTCGATTACGACTGCATGAAG ATTGAGCATCAAGCCCACGGCGCCAAAACCAGTGATCCCGTCATCAATCGCAGCGAGGATGACCTGCTCATCCTAAAACCAGACCAAACCCTAGCCGAAGGTGGTGTGAAGCATGAGACAGAGATTGCGCTCTTCAAACGCGCCGATTACATGGCCTATCAGGCCCATCCGGACATCAATCTAGTGCACACCATGAACCCCCCGTCCCAATAA
- the LOC131882149 gene encoding anaphase-promoting complex subunit 15B-like — translation MSHPSLNVNIMPIQRPRMVDPIWHSVDLARNEDADLAILEQENKERFKKFKTNYSDIPPIGRSSQEPMDDDEDEDDDDDDNDDNDDNDSDSHEDEEDAEMDLNFSAGNVPANVGQGSSGEASGINSPRNSNRVPQEDIEDMNP, via the coding sequence ATGAGCCATCCGAGTTTAAATGTGAACATCATGCCCATTCAAAGGCCTCGGATGGTGGATCCAATTTGGCATTCCGTGGACCTGGCCCGAAATGAAGACGCTGACTTGGCCATTCTGGAGCAGGAGAACAAGGAGCGgttcaagaagttcaagacCAATTACTCTGATATCCCGCCCATTGGTCGATCAAGCCAAGAGCCCATggacgacgatgaggatgaggatgatgatgacgacgacaacgacgataACGACGACAATGACTCAGATTCCcacgaggatgaggaggatgcAGAAATGGACTTAAACTTTAGTGCGGGCAATGTGCCTGCCAATGTGGGCCAAGGAAGCTCAGGCGAGGCCAGTGGCATCAATTCACCCAGAAACAGCAATAGAGTGCCTCAAGAGGACATTGAGGACATGAATCCGTGA